In Lampris incognitus isolate fLamInc1 chromosome 20, fLamInc1.hap2, whole genome shotgun sequence, one genomic interval encodes:
- the zgc:101810 gene encoding actin-related protein 2 isoform X2: MDSDGRKVVVCDNGTGFVKCGFAGSNFPEHIFPALVGRPTIRSNTKVGNIEIKDLMVGDEASECRSLLEVSYPMENGMVRSWEDMLHLWDYTFGPERLDISPPDCKLLLLRGYAFNHSADFETVRMLKEKLCYVGYNIEQEQRLATETTVLVESYTLPDGRQVMVGGERFGAPEALFQPHLINVEGAGVAELLFNTIQAADIDLRPDFYKHIVLSGGTTMYPGLPSRLEREIKQLYLERVLNGDTQKLSKFKIRIEDPPRRKHMVFLGGAVLANIMKDKDSFWLSRAEYLEKGLSVLDKLGGGVR, encoded by the exons tTTGTCAAGTGTGGCTTTGCTGGCTCCAACTTCCCCGAGCACATCTTCCCTGCCTTGGTGGGGCGGCCAACAATCAGATCAAACACCAAAGTCGGCAACATCGAGATAAAG GACCTGATGGTTGGCGACGAGGCCAGCGAATGTCGCTCCCTGCTGGAGGTGTCATATCCCATGGAGAACGGCATGGTACGCAGCTGGGAAGACATGCTTCATCTGTGGGACTACACTTTTGGCCCCGAGCGCCTCGACATCAGCCCTCCAGACTGCAAG CTGCTGCTCCTACGAGGCTACGCCTTCAACCACTCGGCAGACTTTGAGACGGTGCGCATGTTGAAGGAGAAGCTTTGCTATGTGGGCTACAACATCGAACAGGAGCAGCGCCTCGCCACTGAGACCACCGTGCTGGTCGAGTCATATACG CTGCCTGACGGCCGACAGGTAATGGTGGGGGGAGAAAGGTTCGGGGCCCCTGAGGCCCTTTTCCAGCCTCACCTCATCAATGTGGAGGGAGCAGGAGTAGCAGAGCTGCTGTTTAACACCATCCAGGCTGCTGACATTGACCTGAG GCCTGACTTCTATAAGCACATCGTGTTATCAGGAGGAACCACCATGTACCCCGGCCTGCCATCCAGACtagagagagagattaaacagCTCTACCTGGAGAGGGTGCTGAACGGAGACACTCAGAAACTATCG AAGTTTAAGATCCGTATCGAGGACCCTCCCCGGCGTAAACACATGGTTTTCCTGGGCGGTGCTGTGCTGGCCAACATCATGAAAGATAAGGACTCCTTCTGGCTGAGCAGGGCAGAGTACCTGGAGAAAGGCCTGAGTGTGTTGGACAAACTGGGGGGCGGGGTCAGATAA
- the zgc:101810 gene encoding actin-related protein 2 isoform X1, giving the protein MDSDGRKVVVCDNGTGFVKCGFAGSNFPEHIFPALVGRPTIRSNTKVGNIEIKDLMVGDEASECRSLLEVSYPMENGMVRSWEDMLHLWDYTFGPERLDISPPDCKVLLTEPPMNPIKNREKITEVMFETYQFHGIYVAIQAVLTLYAQGLLTGVVVDSGDGVTHICPVYEGFSLPHLTRRLDIAGRDITRYLIKLLLLRGYAFNHSADFETVRMLKEKLCYVGYNIEQEQRLATETTVLVESYTLPDGRQVMVGGERFGAPEALFQPHLINVEGAGVAELLFNTIQAADIDLRPDFYKHIVLSGGTTMYPGLPSRLEREIKQLYLERVLNGDTQKLSKFKIRIEDPPRRKHMVFLGGAVLANIMKDKDSFWLSRAEYLEKGLSVLDKLGGGVR; this is encoded by the exons tTTGTCAAGTGTGGCTTTGCTGGCTCCAACTTCCCCGAGCACATCTTCCCTGCCTTGGTGGGGCGGCCAACAATCAGATCAAACACCAAAGTCGGCAACATCGAGATAAAG GACCTGATGGTTGGCGACGAGGCCAGCGAATGTCGCTCCCTGCTGGAGGTGTCATATCCCATGGAGAACGGCATGGTACGCAGCTGGGAAGACATGCTTCATCTGTGGGACTACACTTTTGGCCCCGAGCGCCTCGACATCAGCCCTCCAGACTGCAAG GTGCTGCTAACGGAGCCTCCCATGAACCCCATCAAGAACCGTGAGAAGATCACAGAGGTCATGTTTGAGACGTACCAGTTCCACGGCATCTACGTGGCGATTCAGGCTGTCCTCACTCTTTATGCTCAGG GTTTGCTTACTGGTGTGGTGGTCGACTCGGGTGATGGTGTGACCCACATCTGTCCAGTATATGAGGGCTTTTCGTTACCCCACCTCACTCGCAGGCTGGACATAGCAGGACGTGACATCACACGCTACCTCATTAAG CTGCTGCTCCTACGAGGCTACGCCTTCAACCACTCGGCAGACTTTGAGACGGTGCGCATGTTGAAGGAGAAGCTTTGCTATGTGGGCTACAACATCGAACAGGAGCAGCGCCTCGCCACTGAGACCACCGTGCTGGTCGAGTCATATACG CTGCCTGACGGCCGACAGGTAATGGTGGGGGGAGAAAGGTTCGGGGCCCCTGAGGCCCTTTTCCAGCCTCACCTCATCAATGTGGAGGGAGCAGGAGTAGCAGAGCTGCTGTTTAACACCATCCAGGCTGCTGACATTGACCTGAG GCCTGACTTCTATAAGCACATCGTGTTATCAGGAGGAACCACCATGTACCCCGGCCTGCCATCCAGACtagagagagagattaaacagCTCTACCTGGAGAGGGTGCTGAACGGAGACACTCAGAAACTATCG AAGTTTAAGATCCGTATCGAGGACCCTCCCCGGCGTAAACACATGGTTTTCCTGGGCGGTGCTGTGCTGGCCAACATCATGAAAGATAAGGACTCCTTCTGGCTGAGCAGGGCAGAGTACCTGGAGAAAGGCCTGAGTGTGTTGGACAAACTGGGGGGCGGGGTCAGATAA